From Candoia aspera isolate rCanAsp1 chromosome 4, rCanAsp1.hap2, whole genome shotgun sequence, a single genomic window includes:
- the LOC134497085 gene encoding olfactory receptor 6E1-like: MIEMVNSTTVREFILLGLTSNHQLAAVFFLLLFGIYLLTLIGNKLIIIITLLNAQLCSPMYFFLRHVAWVEIGYTTTIVPKTLANIATGRKSISLAGCFVQMSLHFVLGTTEFLLLAAMSVDWYIAICNPLHYSTIMNGQICSLLVLCCWAGGVSLILVPSIVLFQMPFCGPNIINHFFCDNGPLIKLACVDTSLLELIDFVIATLCLTGTLSVNIVSYVKIISTILRIPSSTGRKKTFSTCASHLTVVSITYSSCIFMYINPKGTSKLDFNKIMALLNTIVAPLLIPFIYCLRNRQVQDALKAELSQWIGFCKKLR; the protein is encoded by the coding sequence ATGATCGAAATGGTAAACAGCACTACAGTGAGGGAATTCATACTGTTGGGGTTGACTAGCAACCATCAACTTGCAgctgtcttttttcttcttctgtttgggaTTTATCTTTTGACATTAATTGGAAACAAGCTGATTATTATTATCACACTGTTGAACGCTCAACTCTGTAgcccaatgtacttcttcctccgACATGTGGCATGGGTGGAGATTGGGTATACAACTACCATCGTTCCCAAAACCCTGGCCAACATAGCCACCGGCAGGAAGAGCATCTCTTTAGCTGGTTGTTTCGTACAAATGTCCCTTCACTTTGTTCTTGGCACCACTGAGTTCCTTCTACTGGCCGCGATGTCTGTGGATTGGTACATAGCAATCTGCAACCCTCTTCACTACTCAACCATCATGAATGGACAAATCTGCTCCTTATTGGTCCTTTGTTGCTGGGCTGGGGGGGTTTCACTCATTCTAGTTCCATCCATTGTTTTATTTCAGATGCCGTTTTGTGGTCCTAACATCATCAATCATTTCTTTTGTGACAATGGACCACTCATCAAACTAGCATGTGTTGACACCAGTCTGCTAGAGCTGATTGATTTTGTGATTGCCACACTCTGTCTAACTGGGACCTTAAGTGTCAACATTGTGTCTTATGTCAAAATCATTTCAACAATTCTGCGCATCCCATCAAGTACAGGGAGGAAGAAGACCTTCTCCACTTGTGCTTCTCACCTGACTGTGGTCTCCATCACTTACAGCAGTTGTATTTTCATGTATATAAATCCAAAAGGCACCAGCAAATTAGATTTCAACAAAATAATGGCTCTTTTGAATACCATTGTGGCTCCACTTCTGATCCCATTCATATACTGTTTGAGGAACAGACAAGTGCAGGATGCTTTGAAGGCTGAACTGAGTCAATGGATTGGGTTTTGCAAGAAATTGAGGTGA
- the LOC134497086 gene encoding olfactory receptor 6E1-like, whose protein sequence is MANKTIIRDFILLGLTNNHQLEVGLFFLLFGIYLLTLLGNMLIIIITLLNAQLYSPMYFFLRHLAWVEIGFTSTIIPKTLANIATGSKSISLVGCFIQSFLYFVHGMTVFLLLATMSVDRYIAICNPLHYSTIMNGQICSLLVLCCWAGGFSLILVPSIPLFLMPFCGPNIINHFFCDNGPLIKLACADTRLVEMIYFVIATLSLTGTLIVNIVSYVKIISTILHIPSTSGRKKAFSTCASHLIVVSIIYSSCIFMYIKPKGTSRLDFNKMVALLNTVLAPLLIPFIYCLRNRQVQEALKAELRQQICLCRKLR, encoded by the coding sequence ATGGCAAATAAGACCATAATAAGGGATTTCATACTGTTGGGGTTGACTAACAACCATCAACTGGAAGTCggcctttttttcctcctctttgggATTTATCTATTGACGTTACTTGGAAACATGCTGATTATTATTATCACACTGCTGAACGCCCAACTCTATAGCCCAATGTATTTCTTCCTCCGACATTTGGCATGGGTGGAGATTGGGTTTACGAGTACCATCATTCCCAAAACTCTGGCCAACATAGCCACTGGCAGTAAGAGCATCTCTTTAGTTGGTTGTTTCATACAGAGCTTTCTTTATTTTGTTCATGGCATGACTGTCTTCCTTCTACTGGCCACAATGTCTGTGGATCGATACATAGCAATCTGTAACCCTCTTCACTACTCAACCATCATGAATGGACAAATCTGCTCCTTACTGGTCCTTTGTTGCTGGGCTGGGGGTTTTTCACTCATTCTAGTTCCATCCATTCCTTTATTTCTGATGCCATTTTGTGGTCCTAACATCATCAATCATTTCTTTTGTGACAATGGACCACTCATCAAACTAGCATGTGCTGACACCAGGCTTGTAGAAATGATTTATTTTGTGATTGCCACACTCTCTCTAACTGGGACTTTAATTGTCAACATTGTGTCTTATGTCAAAATCATTTCCACAATTCTGCACATCCCATCAACTTCAGGGAGGAAGAAGGCCTTCTCCACTTGTGCTTCTCACCTGATTGTGGTCTCCATCATTTACAGCAGTTGTATTTTCATGTATATCAAGCCAAAAGGCACCAGCAGATTAGACTTCAACAAAATGGTGGCTCTTCTGAATACTGTTCTGGCTCCTCTTTTGATCCCATTCATATACTGTTTGAGGAACAGACAAGTGCAAGAGGCTTTGAAGGCTGAACTGAGACAACAGATTTGTCTTTGCAGGAAATTGAGATGA
- the LOC134497088 gene encoding olfactory receptor 6M1-like, whose protein sequence is MGSRNPNGTVQVTEFILIGFQLPRPIALFLSSLLLVVFFFTLAGNLTIITLVSVDQRLQTTMYFFLCNLSSLEIFFVLRVIPKMLVNLVSLRKSITFLACVIQCYSYFFLGSCEIILIAVMAFDRYIAICHPLHYTIIMNGRVCVNLILGCWIGAFMNNLGPMILLSQLSFCGSNVIDHFFCDYAPVIKLSCNDVEILLALEAILSALMLLSSLCVTLVSYLYIIVTVLSMQARGSRRKTFSTCASHLTVASIFYGSAIFMYSLPSQGRSRDVQKGVAVLTAVVTPLRNPFIYTLRNEKIKDAF, encoded by the coding sequence ATGGGCTCTAGGAATCCGAATGGCACGGTACAAGTGACAGAGTTCATCTTAATTGGATTCCAACTTCCTAGGCCCATAgcactctttctttcttcattgctTCTGGTCGTGTTTTTCTTTACCTTAGCTGGGAACCTCACAATTATCACTCTGGTGAGTGTGGACCAACGCCTCCAAACCaccatgtacttcttcctctgcAACCTCTCCTCACTGGAGATCTTCTTTGTCCTGAGGGTCATTCCCAAGATGCTGGTGAACCTGGTTTCCTTGAGGAAATCTATCACGTTCCTAGCCTGCGTCATTCAGTGCTATTCTTATTTCTTCCTTGGTAGCTGTGAAATCATCCTGATTGCCGTGATGGCCTTTGACCGCTACATTGCGATCTGTCATCCACTGCACTACACCATCATCATGAACGGCCGTGTCTGTGTGAATTTGATACTGGGCTGCTGGATTGGTGCTTTCATGAATAATTTGGGGCCCATGATTCTCCTGAGCCAACTGTCCTTCTGCGGCTCTAATGTTATCGATCACTTCTTCTGTGACTATGCTCCAGTGATAAAGCTTTCTTGCAATGATGTAGAGATCCTCCTGGCTCTTGAGGCTATCCTCTCTGCACTGATGTTACTCAGTTCCTTGTGTGTAACTCTTGTCTCTTACCTCTACATAATTGTCACTGTCTTGAGCATGCAGGCCAGGGGCAGCCGTAGGAAGACATTTTCAACCTGTGCCTCTCATCTCACAGTGGCCTCCATCTTCTATGGCAGTGCCATCTTCATGTACTCTTTGCCCAGCCAGGGTCGGTCTCGGGATGTCCAGAAAGGAGTGGCAGTTCTTACTGCGGTGGTTACCCCATTGCGGAACCCTTTTATTTACACTCTGAGGAACGAGAAGATCAAAGATGCTTTCTGA
- the LOC134497089 gene encoding olfactory receptor 6E1-like: MANRTMIRDFILLGLTDNHQLEVGLSLLLFGIYLLTVIGNILIIIITLLNTQLYSPMYFFLRHVAWVEIGYTTTIIPKTLANIATGSKSISLAGCFIQTLLYFVLGTTEFLLLATMSVDRYIAICNPLHYSTIMNGQICSLLVLCCWAGGFSLILVPSIVLFQMPFCGPNIINHFFCDNGPLIKLACVDTSLLELIDFVIAILSLLGTLSVNIVSYVKIISTILHIPSSTGRKKTFSTCASHLTVVSITYSSCIFMYINPKGTTELDFNKMVALLNTVLAPLLIPSIYCLRNRQVQDALRAELRQWIGFCKKLR; the protein is encoded by the coding sequence ATGGCAAATAGGACCATGATAAGGGATTTCATACTGTTGGGGTTGACTGACAACCATCAACTGGAAGTCGGCCTTTCTCTCCTCCTGTTTGGGATTTATCTATTGACAGTAATTGGAAACATACTGATTATTATTATCACACTGTTGAACACTCAACTCTATAGCCCAATGTATTTCTTCCTCCGACATGTGGCATGGGTGGAAATTGGGTATACAACTACCATCATTCCCAAAACTCTGGCCAACATAGCCACTGGCAGTAAGAGCATCTCTTTAGCTGGTTGTTTCATACAGACCTTGCTTTATTTTGTCCTTGGCACCACTGAGTTCCTTCTACTGGCCACAATGTCTGTGGATCGATACATAGCAATCTGCAACCCTCTTCACTACTCAACCATCATGAATGGACAAATCTGCTCCTTATTGGTCCTTTGTTGCTGGGCTGGGGGGTTTTCACTCATTCTAGTTCCATCCATTGTTTTATTTCAGATGCCATTTTGTGGTCCTAACATCATCAATCATTTCTTTTGTGACAATGGACCACTCATCAAACTAGCATGTGTTGACACCAGTCTGCTGGAGCTGATTGATTTTGTGATTGCCATACTCTCACTGCTTGGGACCTTAAGTGTCAACATTGTGTCTTATGTCAAAATCATTTCCACAATTCTGCACATCCCATCAAGTACAGGGAGGAAGAAGACCTTCTCCACTTGTGCTTCTCACCTGACTGTGGTCTCCATCACTTACAGCAGTTGTATTTTCATGTATATAAATCCAAAAGGCACCACAGAATTAGATTTCAACAAAATGGTGGCTCTTCTGAATACCGTTCTGGCTCCTCTTCTGATCCCATCCATATACTGTTTGAGGAACAGACAGGTGCAGGATGCTTTGAGGGCTGAACTGAGACAATGGATTGGCTTTTGCAAGAAGTTGAGATAA
- the LOC134497090 gene encoding olfactory receptor 6E1-like: MTHNRKAEILNRTAVVAEFVLVGFTDIRWLQILLFWLLLLTYLLTIMGNLLIIYITLVDHRLQTPMYSFLRNFSLLEIGFTSSALPKALFNLASGNNTISLVGCFTQVFFYFILGTVEFFILATMSFDRYVAICNPLRYTAIMNSHFCTRLVVGSWIVSILYLIMPLMLLFRLPFCGPNIINHFFCDNMPLVKLACTNTQFLELLDFLLATFTVLGTLAITIISYIKIIAAVMRIPSRTGKQKAFSTCASHIVVVFITYGSCIFMYVKPTQSGGLELSKTVGVLNNVVSPLLNPFIYSLRNRQVKTALKDQVKRVIFSMKPKGVSYQS; this comes from the coding sequence ATGACTCACAACAGAAAGGCAGAAATATTGAACAGGACAGCTGTGGTAGCTGAGTTCGTCCTTGTGGGATTCACTGACATCCGATGGCTGCAGATCCTCCTTTTCTGGCTTCTCCTTCTCACTTACCTTTTGACCATCATGGGAAATCTTCTCATCATCTACATCACTCTAGTTGATCATCGCCTCCAGACCCCCATGTACTCTTTCCTCAGGAACTTCTCTCTCTTGGAAATAGGATTCACTTCTTCTGCCCTCCCTAAAGCTTTGTTTAACTTGGCCTCAGGCAACAACACCATTTCTCTGGTTGGCTGTTTCACACAGgtctttttctatttcattctGGGCACTGTTGAATTCTTTATTCTGGCCACAATGTCCTTTGACCGGTATGTCGCCATCTGCAACCCCCTTCGTTACACAGCCATTATGAACAGCCACTTCTGCACTCGGTTAGTGGTAGGATCTTGGATTGTCAGCATCCTTTATCTCATCATGCCTCTTATGCTGTTGTTTCGTTTGCCCTTCTGTGGTCCAAACATCATCAATCACTTCTTTTGTGACAACATGCCACTGGTCAAGCTTGCCTGCACTAATACCCAATTCCTGGAACTGCTGGATTTTCTCTTGGCCACCTTTACTGTCCTGGGCACTTTAGCCATCACAATCATTTCCTACATTAAAATCATTGCTGCTGTCATGCGCATCCCTTCTAGAACAGGCAAGCAAAAGGCCTTTTCCACTTGTGCTTCTCACATTGTGGTCGTTTTCATCACATATGGGAGCTGCATTTTCATGTATGTCAAGCCCACACAAAGTGGCGGGCTGGAGCTCAGCAAAACTGTAGGTGTTCTGAACAATGTGGTCTCTCCTTTGCTCAACCCTTtcatttacagcctgagaaacaggCAGGTGAAAACAGCTCTGAAGG
- the LOC134496105 gene encoding olfactory receptor 6J1-like — MENQSVSEFILLGFSIGHPTELLLAFLFLAMYIASLGANIIILCIVLADNRLHTPMYFFLGNVSVLDIFFTSVTSPQLLWNLLSGDKSISFAGCITQTYFYFFLGTVEYLLLVSMSYDRYAAICSPLQYHAIMNSQVCIKMVLCCWLGGFLSVLVPIIMISRLSYCKSNVINHFFCDSGPLLDLSCSDTRLIELMDFVLSSVIILCSLVLTLISYICIISAIIRISTTSGQAKAFNTCATHLTIISISCGVSIFMYVTPSQKETLEVHKIPALLTSIVCPFLNPFLFTLKNDLVKQVIRDTLRKNTKLIHHKVWGVWRKKGHKKQGDHTEM, encoded by the coding sequence atggAGAACCAAAGTGTGTCTGAATTCATCCTCCTGGGTTTTTCCATTGGCCATCCAACAGAGCTCCTACTAGCCTTCCTCTTCTTAGCCATGTACATTGCAAGTTTGGGGGCCAACATCATCATCCTTTGCATTGTACTGGCAGATAACCGCCTCCACACCCCAATGTACTTCTTTCTTGGCAATGTCTCCGTACTGGACATCTTCTTCACCTCTGTCACCAGCCCACAATTGCTCTGGAACCTCCTCTCTGGTGACAAGTCTATCTCTTTTGCTGGCTGCATAACACAGACTTATTTCTACTTCTTCCTAGGGACAGTAGAGTACCTCCTGTTGGTCTCCATGTCCTATGACCGCTATGCCGCCATATGCAGCCCATTGCAATATCATGCAATCATGAATAGCCAGGTCTGCATCAAGATGGTACTGTGTTGCTGGCTGGGTGGGTTTCTCTCTGTTCTTGTTCCCATCATCATGATCAGCAGGCTGTCCTACTGCAAGTCTAATGTCATCAACCATTTCTTTTGTGACAGTGGCCCCCTGCTTGATCTGTCCTGCAGTGACACCCGTCTCATAGAGTTGATGGACTTTGTGCTGTCCTCTGTCATTATCCTCTGCTCATTAGTCTTAACACTCATTTCTTACATATGCATCATCTCAGCAATAATCCGCATCTCCACCACTTCAGGTCAGGCAAAAGCCTTCAATACCTGTGCTACACATCTGACAATCATCTCCATCTCCTGTGGGGTCAGCATCTTTATGTATGTCACCCCATCCCAAAAGGAGACCCTTGAAGTCCATAAGATCCCTGCTCTTCTCACCTCAATTGTCTGTCCATTTTTGAACCCTTTCCTCTTCACACTGAAAAATGATCTGGTGAAACAGGTAATAAGAGACACATTGAGGAAAAACACAAAGCTGATTCATCATAAAGTTTGGGGTGTGTGGAGAAAGAAGGGCCACAAGAAGCAGGGAGACCATACAGAAATGTAA